In Musa acuminata AAA Group cultivar baxijiao chromosome BXJ3-11, Cavendish_Baxijiao_AAA, whole genome shotgun sequence, one DNA window encodes the following:
- the LOC135653255 gene encoding disease resistance protein RGA2-like: protein MASLLIAGWFVGTFIAKVADLGILYVKNQYVYRDVKGKLKKLEKNLRKIQAALFEVDKRRITNPGLEEWLWDLKDSVYAAEDMIDGFEYNLLEDIAKGKNQLIFEEQSKDRAKIKNKFKNTLKLLVFCNEDLNQLDDAIKQFSDLVDELGKLLKVVELNVATNKKDDAEIPNWRRTTSPIKPRPPRGRDKEVKKLKMLLETGNNLNPDSNSFSLVSIVGPGGIGKTELARLVYNDESLNFDIKAWVCVCNNFDVRRLSIEIIESAAIHRHIGLHSINNLDEILKLTDLHSISNLDEIQKILSECLKDKRVLVVLDDVWEESVANWENLCSALRSGHKGCRIIVTTQLESVAKMMGTRDIVNLDGLDGKVNWELLKECSLSDQKHAEHRRLERIGWEISQKLGGSPLAAVTVGRALKYDLKEEHWRRILHKKIYEIEEKEGDIVSVLRLSYEQLPAYLKQCYISCSLFPKNHSFERDDLLQMWMALGFVQANDKHDRMEDIGQDLINELSARSFFVNAKRKEDKFVIHAVLHELADCISDGEYFRLDDEYQGNQPIRIPDKARHIYVTADNLVMFSKILCKKDNVRSLVVAGDLSHGIPKSDFVDSLKEVLDSFKCLRLLILSVLGSGLPKAIGGLKHLRYLEIPGDVITEWPESFCKLYHLQWVNLKMCSKNLLLPEKMNRLIRLRRLIPSPEAISTIAGVGKLTSLQELKKYHVQLKEGFEVGQLSAMNQLQGKLCINNLQYVESMKKAEQAMLHTKEHLSKLKLHWDYNGKEIIHHSKWEDAEKVIEGLKPHSNLRKLTISGYKGFKSPTWMKNKVLSNLEHLKLCNCSSWKALPPFGELPLLKILHIRSLSSIDKIDTTFFGIDKDKICVNPQKEKKENNVSFPALEELLFDDLKNWNAWDGLENGFELFPCLHKLFIWNCNYLRGPLPLPSFLRELTILVYPPSPIIFPEDISPTSMFKIYTDNIHLIRDCLEERNPVLLCTLEIHGISVLRSLIDEKDWFFRLNSLKQLVLVNCGTYKPPELQNISFPIIRRASDARKINSPPVEASSKELRTRQRDEDQGWNTQSLSTNEAVHMPTPEKTDIKRSKMA from the exons ATGGCTTCACTGCTAATAGCAGGTTGGTTCGTAGGCACATTCATAGCTAAGGTGGCAGACCTGGGCATCCTCTACGTGAAGAACCAGTATGTGTACCGGGATGTCAAAGGCAAACTGAAAAAACTGGAGAAAAATCTCAGAAAGATCCAAGCAGCACTCTTTGAGGTCGACAAGAGACGGATCACAAACCCCGGTTTGGAGGAATGGCTATGGGACCTAAAGGATTCTGTTTATGCTGCGGAGGACATGATCGATGGATTTGAGTACAATCTGCTTGAAGATATAGCCAAGGGCAAGAACCAGCTGATTTTTGAGGAGCAGAGCAAAGACCGGGCTAAGATCAAGAACAAGTTCAAAAACACACTCAAGCTACTGGTTTTTTGCAACGAGGATCTCAACCAGTTGGATGATGCTATCAAGCAATTCAGTGATCTCGTAGATGAACTTGGCAAACTTCTCAAGGTGGTGGAGCTAAATGTAGCCACTAACAAGAAGGATGATGCAGAAATTCCCAATTGGCGACGAACAACCTCCCCCATCAAGCCCAGGCCACCGAGAGGACGAGATAAAGAAGTAAAGAAACTGAAGATGCTTCTTGAAACAGGTAACAATTTGAATCCTGATAGCAACAGTTTTTCTCTTGTTTCCATAGTAGGCCCTGGTGGGATCGGTAAGACAGAACTTGCTCGGCTTGTATACAATGATGAAAgtttaaattttgatattaaggCATGGGTCTGTGTGTGCAATAATTTCGATGTGAGGAGGCTTTCCATAGAAATCATAGAATCTGCTGCTATCCATCGACATATTGGTCTTCACAGCATTAATAATTTGGATGAGATTCTCAAACTGACTGATCTTCATAGCATCAGTAACTTGGATGAGATACAGAAAATTCTGTCTGAGTGTCTAAAGGACAAAAGGGTTTTAGTTGTTTTGGATGATGTGTGGGAGGAGTCCGTTGCTAACTGGGAAAACCTGTGTAGTGCATTAAGATCTGGTCACAAGGGATGCAGAATCATAGTAACCACTCAGCTTGAAAGTGTGGCAAAGATGATGGGGACCAGGGACATAGTAAATCTGGATGGCTTAGATGGCAAGGTTAACTGGGAGTTACTCAAAGAATGTTCACTTAGTGACCAAAAACATGCTGAGCATCGGAGGTTGGAACGGATAGGCTGGGAAATATCTCAGAAGTTGGGGGGCTCACCCTTGGCAGCAGTGACAGTAGGACGTGCTTTAAAATATGATTTGAAGGAAGAACACTGGAGAAGAATCTTGCATAAGAAGATATATGAAATTGAAGAAAAGGAAGGTGACATTGTGTCAGTTCTGAGACTCAGCTATGAGCAGCTGCCTGCATACTTGAAGCAGTGCTATATTTCATGTTCTTTGTTTCCAAAGAACCATAGCTTTGAGAGAGATGATTTACTTCAAATGTGGATGGCCCTAGGCTTTGTTCAAGCAAATGACAAACACGACAGGATGGAGGACATTGGTCAGGACTTAATAAATGAGCTGTCAGCCCGATCCTTTTTCGTGAATGCAAAGAGAAAGGAGGACAAGTTTGTGATCCATGCTGTCTTGCATGAGCTTGCCGATTGTATTTCGGATGGTGAATATTTTAGActcgatgatgaatatcaaggaaATCAGCCGATTAGAATCCCAGATAAGGCTCGCCATATTTATGTTACTGCTGATAATCTGGTTATGTTTTCTAAGATTTTGTGCAAGAAGGACAATGTGCGCAGCCTTGTTGTTGCTGGTGATCTCTCCCATGGCATCCCCAAGTCTGACTTTGTGGATAGTCTTAAAGAGGTTTTGGATAGTTTTAAATGCCTGCGGCTTTTGATACTTTCTGTGCTTGGAAGTGGCTTACCTAAGGCTATTGGTGGTTTAAAACATCTACGCTACTTGGAAATCCCAGGCGATGTAATTACTGAATGGCCAGAATCATTTTGCAAGCTTTACCATCTACAGTGGGTGAATCTGAAGATGTGCTCTAAGAATTTGTTGCTGCCAGAAAAGATGAACAGGTTAATAAGACTTCGCCGCCTAATTCCTAGTCCAGAAGCAATTTCTACCATAGCTGGAGTTGGCAAGCTAACTTCTCTTCAGGAATTAAAGAAGTACCATGTGCAGCTTAAGGAAGGATTTGAAGTAGGACAGTTAAGTGCCATGAACCAGCTTCAAGGAAAACTCTGCATCAACAATCTCCAGTATGTTGAGAGTATGAAAAAAGCAGAACAGGCCATGCTGCACACCAAAGAGCACCTTAGCAAGTTGAAACTACATTGGGATTATAATGGGAAAGAGATAATCCATCACAGCAAATGGGAAGATGCCGAAAAAGTTATTGAAGGACTAAAACCGCATTCAAATCTCAGAAAACTGACTATTTCaggctataaaggattcaaatctCCAACATGGATGAAGAATAAAGTGTTGTCCAACTTAGAGCACTTAAAGTTATGCAATTGCAGTTCCTGGAAGGCTCTTCCACCTTTTGGTGAGCTTCCGCTTCTCAAGATCCTGCACATAAGATCTCTAAGCTCAATTGACAAGATTGATACAACGTTCTTTGGCATCGACAAAGATAAAATTTGTGTGAATCCccaaaaggagaaaaaagagaataatgtatcattCCCTGCATTAGAGGAGCTCTTGTTTGATGATCTGAAAAATTGGAATGCATGGGATGGACTAGAGAATGGCTTTGAACTGTTTCCTTGTCTTCATAAGCTCTTCATTTGGAATTGCAACTACTTAAGGGGGCCTCTGCCTCTGCCATCGTTCCTCAGGGAACTTACCATTCTAGTGTATCCACCTAGTCCAATCATTTTTCCCGAGGACATATCCCCAACATCAATGTTCAAGATTTACACTGATAACATCCATCTCATCCGGGATTGCCTTGAAGAAAGGAACCCTGTTCTGCTTTGCACACTGGAAATCCATGGCATCTCTGTCCTGAGATCCCTTATTGATGAAAAAGATTGGTTCTTTCGACTCAACTCCCTCAAACAACTTGTTCTTGTGAACTGTGGGACCTACAAACCTCCAGAGCTGCAGAACATTTCGTTCCCTATAATTCGACGTGCTTCCGATGCCCGAAAAATCAACAGTCCACCAGTAGAAGCCTCATCAAAGGAATTGCGCACTAGGCAACGTGATGAAGATCAGGGATGGAACACCCAGTCCCTAAGTACCAACGAAGCGGTGCACATGCCGACGCCCGAGAAGACGGACATCAAG AGGTCGAAGATGGCCTAA